The following proteins come from a genomic window of Clostridia bacterium:
- the tnpB gene encoding IS66 family insertion sequence element accessory protein TnpB (TnpB, as the term is used for proteins encoded by IS66 family insertion elements, is considered an accessory protein, since TnpC, encoded by a neighboring gene, is a DDE family transposase.), with the protein MLGDISRAEDIYIVCGYSDMRKSIDGFAAIIKGTFGMDPFSPSLFLFCGKRRDRLKALYWEGDGFVLLYKRLENGSFKWPRTPEQVRQLTQQEFRWLMEGLTIDQPKAIRGAKPGEIY; encoded by the coding sequence ATGTTAGGCGATATATCCAGAGCAGAAGATATTTACATTGTCTGTGGATATTCCGACATGCGCAAGTCAATCGACGGATTTGCTGCTATTATAAAGGGAACCTTTGGTATGGATCCATTCTCTCCAAGTTTGTTTTTGTTCTGTGGAAAAAGAAGAGATCGGCTCAAAGCCCTCTACTGGGAGGGTGATGGTTTTGTCCTGCTATACAAGCGTCTGGAAAACGGGAGTTTTAAATGGCCCCGTACACCGGAACAGGTAAGGCAGCTTACCCAGCAGGAATTCCGGTGGCTTATGGAAGGGCTGACAATCGATCAGCCGAAGGCTATCCGTGGAGCGAAACCAGGTGAAATCTACTGA
- a CDS encoding IS66 family insertion sequence element accessory protein TnpB, whose product MDKITDAKAEFRLRQWTQIIQTCQTSGMTVAGWCRQNNINPKTYYYWLRRIRSKACESREIITHANNQPIVPVAFKQTMVSAAITIHLTSVSVDIHNGASRDTIEAVMAALKNIC is encoded by the coding sequence ATGGACAAAATCACAGACGCCAAAGCCGAATTCCGGCTAAGGCAGTGGACTCAAATCATCCAGACATGTCAGACTAGCGGCATGACAGTAGCGGGCTGGTGCAGGCAGAATAATATTAATCCAAAAACATATTACTACTGGCTCCGCAGGATTCGCTCCAAAGCATGTGAATCGAGAGAAATCATAACCCACGCCAATAACCAGCCGATTGTACCTGTGGCGTTCAAGCAAACAATGGTATCGGCAGCTATCACTATCCACTTGACTTCTGTTTCCGTTGATATTCATAACGGAGCTTCCAGGGATACAATTGAGGCCGTTATGGCAGCTTTGAAAAACATATGTTAG